The proteins below are encoded in one region of Shewanella algae:
- a CDS encoding TIGR04219 family outer membrane beta-barrel protein encodes MKKTLLATALLASLMATSAQAATVVGFKVGADYWKGDASGTFAEKGQPQQEFNYDSSAQYSLWFSVEHPVPLLPNLKIRENRLKEDGAMSNANFSFNGHTFSGDVYATADLSNTDFILYYELLDNDLVSLDVGGAYKLMDGSFRVADKGHPEQRDIDSGVVMGYANAEVGLPFFGLYAFADVLAGINESSVYDYQVGLGWEFDGVALDTRVRAGYRDFKFDVNGFNGMSSNMQFDGFFAGVELVF; translated from the coding sequence ATGAAAAAGACTTTATTGGCGACAGCCTTGCTGGCTTCTTTGATGGCGACCTCCGCCCAGGCAGCAACAGTCGTAGGCTTTAAGGTAGGCGCCGATTACTGGAAAGGAGATGCCAGCGGTACTTTCGCCGAGAAAGGCCAGCCGCAGCAGGAGTTCAACTATGACTCTTCCGCCCAGTACAGCCTTTGGTTCAGCGTTGAGCACCCTGTACCACTGCTGCCCAACCTGAAGATCCGCGAAAACCGCTTGAAGGAAGATGGCGCTATGAGCAATGCCAACTTCAGTTTCAACGGCCACACCTTCAGCGGTGATGTGTATGCTACGGCCGACCTGAGCAACACAGACTTTATCCTCTACTATGAGCTACTGGACAATGATCTGGTTTCTCTGGATGTGGGTGGGGCCTACAAGCTGATGGATGGTTCTTTCCGGGTGGCAGACAAGGGGCATCCTGAGCAGCGTGATATCGACAGCGGTGTGGTCATGGGTTATGCCAATGCCGAGGTTGGCCTGCCTTTCTTCGGCTTGTACGCCTTTGCCGATGTGTTGGCCGGTATCAATGAATCCAGTGTCTATGACTACCAAGTAGGTCTGGGCTGGGAGTTTGATGGCGTGGCGCTGGATACCCGGGTGCGTGCCGGCTACCGCGACTTTAAATTTGACGTGAACGGCTTCAACGGCATGAGCAGTAATATGCAGTTTGACGGCTTCTTTGCCGGTGTTGAACTGGTGTTCTAA
- the dusA gene encoding tRNA dihydrouridine(20/20a) synthase DusA yields the protein MPSPIDATNRRFSIAPMLDWTDRHYRYFARLMSSQTLLYTEMVTTGAILHGKGDYLAYNQEEHPLALQLGGSNVEDLARCAEIARQRGYDEVNLNVGCPSDRVQNGRFGACLMEEPELVAHCIDAMRQKVDIPVTVKTRIGIDDKDSYEFLCDFITKVSAAGCDTFIIHARKAWLQGLSPKENREIPPLDYPRVYQLKQDFPGLHISINGGIKSFEEMHAHLAQLDGVMVGREAYQNPYLLAEVDQKIFGLDSQVMSRDQVVDAMLPYVEAHLQSGGRLNHISRHMTGLYQGIPGSRSWRRHLSENAHKPGAGIEVLLKAREMMHSGV from the coding sequence ATGCCAAGCCCTATCGATGCCACCAACCGCCGTTTTTCCATTGCCCCCATGCTGGATTGGACGGACCGCCACTATCGTTACTTTGCCCGGCTGATGTCGAGCCAGACGCTGCTCTACACTGAGATGGTGACCACAGGCGCGATACTGCATGGCAAGGGCGATTATCTGGCTTATAACCAGGAAGAGCACCCGCTGGCATTGCAACTGGGCGGCTCCAATGTTGAGGATCTGGCCCGCTGCGCCGAAATCGCCCGGCAAAGGGGGTATGACGAAGTTAACCTCAATGTGGGATGCCCATCGGATAGAGTACAGAACGGCCGCTTTGGTGCTTGTTTGATGGAAGAGCCAGAGCTGGTGGCCCATTGCATCGATGCCATGCGCCAGAAGGTGGATATCCCGGTGACGGTCAAGACCCGCATCGGCATAGATGATAAAGATTCCTACGAATTTCTTTGTGACTTCATTACCAAGGTGAGTGCCGCCGGCTGCGATACTTTCATCATCCATGCCCGCAAGGCCTGGTTGCAGGGGCTTAGTCCCAAGGAAAACCGTGAGATCCCGCCATTGGATTATCCCCGGGTGTATCAATTGAAGCAGGATTTTCCCGGCCTGCATATCAGCATCAATGGTGGTATCAAGAGCTTTGAAGAGATGCATGCCCATCTGGCCCAGCTGGATGGGGTTATGGTGGGGCGTGAAGCCTACCAAAATCCCTATCTGTTGGCCGAGGTGGATCAGAAGATCTTTGGCCTCGATAGCCAGGTTATGAGTCGCGATCAGGTGGTGGATGCCATGCTGCCCTATGTGGAAGCTCATCTGCAGTCGGGTGGCCGCTTGAATCATATCAGCAGACACATGACTGGCCTGTATCAGGGGATCCCCGGTTCTCGCAGTTGGCGCCGTCATTTGAGCGAGAATGCCCACAAGCCGGGGGCTGGCATCGAAGTGCTGCTTAAGGCTCGTGAAATGATGCACAGCGGAGTTTGA
- a CDS encoding copper chaperone PCu(A)C, which translates to MAIFKQLFKVILLAGISASAFASNIMLEQGYIRAMPASVPNTAAYLTLSNHGAATELVSASTPVAREAMLHTLIEEDGLVKMRHVAAFPLPEHGQLTLQSSGDHIMIMGLKAPLELGQKVPMTLSFANGDTLNIELEVKSPNDAPAAQEHHHHH; encoded by the coding sequence ATGGCGATATTCAAACAACTGTTTAAAGTTATCTTGCTGGCCGGCATCAGTGCCAGCGCCTTCGCCTCGAACATAATGCTCGAACAAGGATATATCCGGGCCATGCCCGCTTCTGTTCCCAATACGGCGGCGTATCTGACACTCAGCAACCATGGCGCGGCGACTGAGCTGGTTTCTGCCAGCACCCCTGTGGCCCGTGAAGCCATGCTGCATACCCTGATTGAAGAAGATGGCCTGGTTAAAATGCGCCATGTGGCAGCTTTCCCGCTGCCTGAGCATGGCCAGTTGACGCTGCAAAGCAGCGGCGATCACATCATGATCATGGGCCTCAAGGCACCGTTAGAGCTGGGGCAAAAAGTGCCTATGACATTAAGTTTTGCCAATGGTGACACCCTCAATATCGAACTCGAAGTAAAATCCCCCAATGATGCTCCTGCAGCCCAAGAGCATCATCACCATCATTAA
- a CDS encoding sensor histidine kinase translates to MRTLYLLCYLFAAVLLGHWPSAAAATEPLPVSGPAMTTGALTDKAVVDIGVLATRGYSDSINRWQPTMNWLEQQIPGYYFRLHPLTLEQLSQAVAAQELDFVITNPGQSVLLARQYSLSWLATLKSRLNAGEPMQVGSALVVRSESSLQHLQDLRHKRLGIVSTQAFGGYLTLVYEARLKQIDLPSYVAEIQSLGFPLDNLLYRLRDGSIDAAVVPVCQLEQMAAEGLIDAGHYRVLDNQAPAGFACEVSTRLYPNWSMAKTSRAGQGLAKQLTLALLALPEDSEAAKMSGSLGWTTAVSQLAIDKLLKDLDLHPLQAPWWQRALQWLKAHSHWGWSLLALLVVLNGYHFWLEYSFSRRGRELAKAQRQLSENLSLLEHAQRAAVAGELGASLAHELNQPLAAIGNYCHGASVRLQQGQLDKLPLALEQIQAEVGRAHGIIQRLRGLLKKRPPQKQLQPFSPLLSETLILLGHELEKQAIRVDWQIVGEESPMQLDTVAMQQLLLNLLKNAIEALAEEPKAERIIALRLDYQSQPGKLLLEVQDNGPGLKQDGKSLMQAFTSTKTDGLGLGLVICREIAESHGGSISLLQPPEGGCLVTVVLA, encoded by the coding sequence ATGAGAACCCTGTATCTGCTGTGTTATCTGTTTGCGGCTGTACTGCTCGGCCATTGGCCGTCAGCTGCGGCAGCGACTGAGCCGTTGCCGGTATCAGGCCCAGCCATGACAACTGGAGCGCTGACGGATAAGGCGGTGGTGGATATAGGTGTGTTGGCTACCCGGGGCTACAGCGACAGCATCAACCGCTGGCAACCCACCATGAATTGGCTCGAGCAGCAGATCCCGGGATATTACTTTCGCCTGCACCCTTTGACGCTGGAGCAGCTGTCGCAGGCGGTGGCCGCCCAGGAGCTGGACTTTGTGATCACCAATCCGGGCCAATCTGTGCTGTTGGCGCGGCAATATTCCTTAAGCTGGCTGGCGACCCTCAAGAGCCGCCTCAATGCCGGTGAGCCGATGCAGGTGGGTTCGGCGCTGGTGGTAAGAAGCGAGTCCAGCCTGCAACATCTGCAAGATCTCAGGCACAAGCGCCTGGGGATAGTCTCGACCCAGGCCTTCGGCGGCTACCTGACCTTGGTGTATGAAGCGCGGCTCAAGCAGATAGACCTGCCAAGCTATGTGGCCGAGATCCAATCTTTGGGATTCCCGCTGGATAATCTGCTCTATCGCCTGCGCGATGGCAGCATAGACGCCGCCGTGGTGCCAGTCTGCCAATTGGAGCAGATGGCGGCGGAGGGGCTTATTGATGCCGGGCACTATCGGGTGCTGGACAACCAGGCGCCGGCAGGGTTTGCCTGCGAGGTGTCGACCCGCCTCTATCCCAACTGGTCCATGGCCAAGACCAGCCGTGCCGGTCAGGGGCTGGCCAAGCAGTTGACCCTGGCTTTGTTGGCACTACCGGAAGACAGTGAGGCGGCCAAAATGTCCGGCTCGCTGGGGTGGACCACGGCGGTCAGTCAACTGGCCATTGATAAGCTGCTCAAGGATCTGGACCTGCACCCATTGCAGGCGCCTTGGTGGCAAAGGGCGTTGCAGTGGCTCAAGGCCCACAGTCATTGGGGCTGGAGCTTGCTGGCGCTGCTGGTGGTGCTCAACGGTTATCACTTCTGGCTCGAATACAGTTTCAGCCGCCGCGGCCGGGAACTGGCCAAGGCCCAGCGGCAACTGAGTGAAAACCTCAGTCTGCTGGAACATGCCCAGCGGGCGGCGGTGGCCGGTGAACTGGGGGCAAGCCTGGCCCATGAGCTGAACCAACCTTTGGCGGCCATAGGCAACTATTGCCACGGCGCCAGTGTCAGGCTGCAACAGGGGCAACTGGACAAGTTGCCGCTGGCGCTGGAACAGATACAGGCGGAAGTGGGCCGCGCCCACGGTATCATTCAAAGGCTCAGGGGGCTTTTGAAAAAGCGCCCGCCGCAAAAACAGTTGCAGCCGTTCAGCCCCTTGCTGAGCGAGACGCTTATTCTGCTGGGGCATGAACTGGAGAAACAAGCGATCCGCGTCGATTGGCAGATTGTCGGCGAAGAAAGCCCCATGCAACTGGATACGGTCGCCATGCAACAACTCTTGTTGAATCTGCTTAAGAATGCCATCGAAGCCTTGGCTGAAGAGCCTAAAGCCGAGCGAATTATTGCGCTGCGGCTGGATTATCAATCCCAGCCCGGCAAGCTCTTGCTGGAAGTGCAGGACAATGGCCCAGGGCTTAAACAGGATGGCAAGAGCCTGATGCAGGCCTTTACCAGTACCAAGACAGATGGCCTGGGGCTGGGGCTGGTGATCTGCCGCGAAATCGCCGAGAGCCATGGCGGCAGCATCAGTCTGCTGCAGCCGCCTGAGGGCGGTTGTCTGGTCACTGTGGTGCTGGCTTAA
- a CDS encoding DUF2333 family protein translates to MQMTWKKGVGAAVIVFVIAYGISVWWSIEPEVLTPKVMTSEKGEKITGYATTSALIETMETLLDKQGGWLSNDMMPPSVMMDNMPAFEFGALEQVRDLALIMRKEFSRSQSQSTADKDLLEAHSKLNIEHTSWLVPSAESEYRDAIKLLKVYRARMMDPNNPDAQFYARADNLNEWLKEVQKRLGSMSQRLAASVGQERLNTDLAGDSAARQSTPNLASQQIKTSWWQIDDVFYESRGSAWALLNFMKAVEVDFADVLKKKNAEVSLKQIIRELEATQQTVWSPMILNGSGFGLVANHSLVMANYVSRANAAVIDLTNLLSQG, encoded by the coding sequence ATGCAAATGACATGGAAAAAAGGTGTCGGTGCAGCGGTCATAGTGTTCGTTATCGCATACGGCATCAGTGTTTGGTGGAGTATTGAACCCGAAGTGTTGACGCCCAAGGTGATGACATCGGAAAAGGGAGAGAAAATTACAGGTTATGCCACTACCAGCGCCTTGATCGAAACCATGGAGACCTTGCTGGATAAGCAAGGAGGCTGGTTGTCCAACGACATGATGCCGCCTTCTGTGATGATGGACAACATGCCGGCGTTTGAATTCGGTGCCCTGGAACAGGTGCGGGATCTCGCCTTGATCATGCGCAAAGAGTTCAGCCGCTCCCAGTCTCAGTCCACCGCCGACAAAGATCTGTTGGAAGCACACTCCAAGCTGAATATCGAGCATACCAGTTGGCTGGTGCCCAGTGCCGAGAGCGAGTATCGCGATGCTATCAAGCTATTGAAGGTTTACCGGGCGCGGATGATGGATCCCAATAACCCGGATGCCCAGTTTTATGCCCGCGCCGACAACCTCAATGAGTGGTTGAAAGAGGTGCAGAAGCGCTTGGGCAGCATGTCACAGCGTCTGGCCGCCAGTGTTGGTCAGGAGAGGCTGAATACCGATCTGGCCGGTGACAGTGCCGCCCGTCAGTCGACCCCCAACCTGGCGAGCCAGCAGATTAAGACCAGCTGGTGGCAAATAGACGATGTCTTCTATGAATCCAGAGGCTCTGCTTGGGCCTTGCTGAATTTCATGAAGGCAGTAGAGGTCGATTTTGCTGACGTACTGAAGAAAAAGAATGCCGAAGTGAGTCTCAAACAGATCATCCGTGAACTGGAAGCGACTCAGCAAACAGTCTGGAGCCCAATGATCCTCAATGGTTCCGGATTCGGTTTGGTGGCCAACCATTCCTTGGTGATGGCCAACTATGTGTCCCGCGCCAATGCCGCGGTGATTGATTTAACCAACTTGCTTTCACAGGGTTAA
- the dsrO gene encoding sulfate reduction electron transfer complex DsrMKJOP subunit DsrO, whose amino-acid sequence MDKSKRQLLGQIAAISAGAAFLPVAQASTSKPQATSGKRYGMLIDLRRCVGCQACTVACTIENQPPLGQFRTTVNQYEVTQGQESAFMMLPRLCNHCENPPCIPVCPTGATFQRQDGIVVVDSHWCVGCGYCVQACPYDARFINHDTNTADKCTFCAHRLEAGLLPACVETCVGEARIIGDLNDPGSQISRMLAEHRDEIKVLKPSAETSPCVFYLGMTAAFEERIRGEAPVRSLMTATGEELHHGH is encoded by the coding sequence ATGGACAAGAGTAAACGTCAACTACTGGGGCAAATCGCCGCCATCAGCGCCGGAGCTGCGTTTTTGCCCGTCGCCCAGGCATCGACTTCCAAGCCCCAGGCAACCAGTGGCAAACGCTATGGCATGCTGATCGATCTGCGCCGCTGCGTCGGTTGCCAGGCTTGCACTGTCGCCTGCACCATAGAAAACCAACCCCCACTGGGGCAGTTTCGTACCACAGTCAACCAGTATGAAGTGACCCAAGGGCAGGAAAGCGCCTTTATGATGCTGCCCAGGCTCTGCAACCACTGCGAAAACCCACCCTGCATCCCGGTTTGCCCCACAGGCGCCACATTTCAGCGCCAGGACGGCATAGTGGTAGTCGACAGCCACTGGTGTGTTGGCTGCGGTTACTGTGTTCAGGCCTGCCCCTATGATGCGCGCTTTATCAACCATGACACCAACACCGCCGACAAGTGCACCTTCTGCGCCCATAGGCTGGAGGCGGGCTTGCTGCCGGCCTGCGTCGAAACCTGTGTCGGTGAAGCCAGGATCATCGGCGATCTCAACGATCCCGGCAGCCAAATCAGTCGCATGCTGGCCGAGCACAGAGACGAGATCAAGGTACTCAAGCCCTCGGCCGAAACCTCGCCCTGCGTATTCTATCTGGGGATGACAGCCGCATTTGAAGAAAGGATCCGCGGCGAAGCACCGGTTCGCAGCCTGATGACCGCCACTGGAGAGGAGTTGCACCATGGACATTAA
- the nrfD gene encoding NrfD/PsrC family molybdoenzyme membrane anchor subunit, protein MDIKEILTPDIAITWLPWAVQYFFMMGLAYSAVWIAALTIIRPGAKDRRLLTLCGSLILSTAIVAPVALLADLHQPARAWHFYMQLRPDSWMWYGAWLLPLFMATALAFAYLLLRPSLPTQPKDGWSRLGYWLRLGNWQGEPWLKPLAWVALLSGLSIALYTGMETMAIKARPLWHSYWLPPLFAASALAAGSGMLIWLNRLFNGHKQETDKQLLLWLRGSFALFALLLIGWALSGGNSANEARLLLGDSPSWQLAAIWVLATLALLALLLAFRHLPRWALLFGSFAAIHLAWGFRWLVLIQAQTDPKYGAGTYFYELPWGPQGLLGILGTFGLWLALITLISELIRQSATGLKGAA, encoded by the coding sequence ATGGACATTAAAGAGATCTTGACCCCGGATATCGCCATCACCTGGTTACCCTGGGCGGTGCAGTACTTCTTTATGATGGGACTGGCCTATTCCGCGGTGTGGATTGCGGCGCTGACCATTATCCGCCCCGGCGCCAAAGATAGGCGCCTGCTGACACTCTGCGGCAGCCTGATCCTCAGCACCGCCATTGTGGCACCTGTGGCACTCTTGGCCGATCTGCACCAACCCGCCCGCGCCTGGCACTTCTATATGCAGCTCAGACCGGATTCCTGGATGTGGTATGGCGCCTGGTTACTGCCGCTGTTTATGGCAACGGCGCTGGCCTTTGCCTACCTCTTGCTGCGCCCTTCCCTTCCGACTCAGCCCAAAGATGGCTGGAGCCGCCTGGGATACTGGTTACGCCTGGGGAACTGGCAAGGCGAGCCCTGGCTCAAGCCTCTGGCCTGGGTTGCCCTGCTCAGCGGCCTGAGCATCGCCCTCTACACCGGCATGGAAACCATGGCCATCAAGGCCAGGCCACTGTGGCACAGCTACTGGCTGCCGCCTCTATTCGCCGCCAGCGCCCTGGCCGCCGGCAGTGGCATGTTGATTTGGCTCAACCGCCTGTTCAATGGCCATAAGCAGGAGACCGACAAACAGCTGCTGCTCTGGCTGCGTGGCTCCTTCGCCCTGTTTGCCCTGTTGCTTATCGGCTGGGCCCTCAGTGGCGGCAACAGCGCCAATGAAGCCAGATTACTGCTCGGCGACAGTCCCAGTTGGCAACTGGCCGCTATCTGGGTGCTGGCAACCCTGGCCTTGTTGGCGCTGCTGCTGGCCTTCAGACATCTGCCCCGCTGGGCCTTGCTGTTTGGCAGCTTTGCCGCCATCCACCTGGCTTGGGGCTTTCGCTGGCTGGTGCTCATCCAGGCGCAGACAGATCCCAAGTATGGCGCCGGCACCTACTTCTATGAACTGCCCTGGGGCCCACAGGGGCTGCTGGGGATCCTGGGTACCTTTGGCCTATGGCTGGCCCTGATCACCCTGATTTCCGAACTGATACGTCAGTCTGCCACCGGACTGAAAGGAGCCGCATAA
- a CDS encoding PspC domain-containing protein, which yields MFDLERTLKGNSSIVCGLCRDMAERFGWSVFWTRIVAAVITLMHPLLGLTAYFALALLWPKWVK from the coding sequence ATGTTTGATTTGGAACGTACACTCAAGGGAAATTCTTCCATCGTCTGTGGCCTATGCCGCGATATGGCCGAGCGTTTTGGCTGGTCGGTATTCTGGACCCGAATTGTTGCCGCAGTCATCACTCTGATGCACCCATTGCTCGGGTTGACGGCTTACTTTGCCCTGGCACTGTTGTGGCCCAAGTGGGTGAAATGA
- the tolC gene encoding outer membrane channel protein TolC — protein MKFKIRTLCAALTLAVSAPAVQADDLLQIYQQALTNDPVVLQAKAQRDQLYEKIEENRAPLLPTISANVGYDKAWNDPSADTSGLTGAIKLNQVIYDHSAWVGLSLAEKAASQADAVYASALQTLITRVTTAYFDVLAAKDNYEFKGAEKRAIERQLEQTKQRFAVGLTAITDVHEAQAQYDLATADEILAENQLINSYEALREITGIDHKSIDILDTNRFSAASPTPAVPGDWLKMAETNSVDLLTQRIGKDIAQETISLYKAGHMPSLSLSAGYTKGLEQEIGSQSQPDFDNGTVGVNLSVPIFEGFKVSSQVKQAQYAYVEASQKLEQTYRQVVKNVRNNFNNVGASISSIKAYEQSVLSSESALKATQAGFEVGTRTIVDVLNRTRDLYDSKRQLSNARYGYIKSILALKQATGTLNEDDVISINNGLTAPAQQ, from the coding sequence ATGAAATTCAAGATCCGCACTTTATGCGCGGCGTTAACGCTCGCAGTTTCTGCCCCGGCCGTTCAAGCCGACGATTTACTTCAGATATATCAGCAGGCATTAACCAATGATCCAGTGGTACTCCAGGCCAAGGCCCAAAGAGACCAGTTGTATGAGAAAATTGAAGAGAATCGCGCACCACTGCTGCCAACTATCAGTGCCAATGTCGGTTATGATAAAGCCTGGAACGATCCCAGTGCCGACACCAGCGGCCTGACAGGTGCGATTAAACTTAACCAGGTCATCTATGATCATTCTGCCTGGGTCGGTTTGAGCCTGGCGGAGAAAGCCGCATCACAGGCCGATGCCGTCTACGCCTCTGCCCTGCAGACACTGATCACCCGGGTAACAACCGCTTACTTTGACGTGTTGGCCGCCAAGGACAACTATGAGTTCAAAGGCGCCGAGAAGCGTGCCATCGAGCGTCAGTTGGAACAAACCAAGCAACGCTTTGCCGTTGGTCTGACAGCCATTACCGATGTTCATGAAGCACAGGCTCAGTATGATCTGGCGACCGCCGATGAAATTTTGGCAGAGAATCAGTTGATCAACAGCTATGAAGCCCTGCGTGAAATCACAGGTATAGATCACAAGAGCATCGACATTCTGGATACCAACCGCTTCTCTGCGGCCAGCCCAACCCCGGCAGTGCCAGGCGATTGGCTTAAGATGGCCGAGACCAACAGTGTCGACCTGCTGACCCAGCGTATCGGTAAAGATATCGCCCAGGAAACCATCAGCCTCTATAAGGCCGGCCATATGCCGTCTCTGAGCCTGAGCGCCGGTTATACCAAAGGCCTGGAGCAGGAAATCGGCAGCCAGAGCCAACCTGACTTCGATAACGGTACCGTTGGGGTTAACCTCAGTGTACCTATCTTTGAAGGTTTCAAGGTCAGCTCTCAGGTGAAACAGGCGCAATACGCCTATGTTGAAGCCAGCCAGAAGCTGGAACAGACTTACCGCCAGGTAGTCAAAAATGTTCGCAACAACTTCAACAACGTTGGCGCTTCTATCAGCTCCATCAAGGCCTATGAGCAATCAGTGCTCTCTTCCGAAAGTGCATTGAAAGCCACTCAAGCCGGTTTTGAAGTGGGTACCCGTACCATAGTTGACGTGCTGAACCGTACCCGGGATCTGTATGATTCCAAGCGTCAGCTGTCCAACGCCCGTTACGGCTATATCAAGTCGATATTGGCGCTGAAACAAGCCACAGGCACCCTGAATGAAGATGATGTCATCTCCATCAACAACGGCCTGACAGCTCCTGCACAGCAGTAA
- a CDS encoding enoyl-CoA hydratase: protein MSTIQVQDEQGVRIIRFNRPDKRNALDLDMYKQLTEYLIQGEADNEIRAFLLAGSENCFTSGNDVADFLKQPDLGPNHPAVRFLFCLLELKKPLVAAVSGAAVGIGTTLLLHCDLVYADNTAQFRLPFIDLALVPEAGSSLLLPELVGYQKASELLLLGESFDAETALDLKLINRMLSPVELFPYALEKAKALASKPPQALQLTRQLMRPHKSRVQHQMHQELELFGQRLQSDEAKAVFRQFLNKG, encoded by the coding sequence ATGAGCACGATTCAGGTTCAGGATGAGCAGGGTGTACGCATCATACGTTTTAACCGTCCGGATAAACGTAACGCCCTCGATCTCGATATGTATAAGCAGCTTACAGAATACCTGATCCAGGGGGAAGCGGACAACGAGATCCGTGCCTTTCTGCTGGCAGGCAGTGAAAACTGCTTTACTTCAGGCAATGATGTGGCGGATTTTCTCAAGCAGCCGGATCTGGGCCCCAACCACCCTGCAGTGCGATTTCTCTTTTGTCTGCTGGAGCTGAAAAAGCCCTTGGTCGCCGCTGTCAGCGGAGCCGCTGTCGGAATCGGTACCACGCTGCTGCTGCATTGTGACCTTGTCTATGCCGATAACACAGCCCAGTTCCGTTTGCCCTTTATCGACCTGGCACTGGTGCCTGAAGCCGGCTCCAGCCTGCTACTGCCTGAATTGGTCGGCTATCAAAAGGCCTCTGAACTGCTGTTGCTGGGCGAGAGTTTCGATGCCGAAACGGCGCTGGATCTCAAACTCATCAACCGCATGTTGAGTCCGGTGGAACTCTTCCCTTATGCGCTGGAAAAGGCCAAAGCCCTGGCTTCCAAGCCACCTCAGGCGCTGCAACTCACCAGACAACTTATGCGGCCACACAAGAGCCGGGTACAACACCAGATGCATCAGGAGTTGGAACTCTTCGGCCAACGTCTGCAGAGCGATGAAGCCAAAGCGGTTTTCCGCCAATTTCTCAACAAAGGTTAG
- a CDS encoding response regulator transcription factor: MPGQFAAQNSSPTDDKRQSVYLVDDDDSVRRSLGFMLEGYGFEVQAFEDAEHFLKAQLLEQPGCLILDMRMPGLSGAQLQQLLNERNSPLAVIFLTGHGDVPLAVDALKSGAVDFFQKPADGARLAEAVTKALSHSAEIAKRRKLQGIYQALTPREKEILHLIAKGYKNQQIADELCIAMRTVEIHRSNLMKGMQVSSLAEMLLIYAGIETEFD; encoded by the coding sequence ATGCCGGGACAATTTGCGGCCCAAAACAGTTCACCGACCGATGACAAGCGTCAGTCAGTCTATCTGGTGGATGACGATGATTCGGTGCGGCGCTCGTTGGGCTTTATGCTGGAAGGCTATGGTTTTGAGGTGCAGGCCTTTGAAGATGCCGAGCATTTTCTCAAGGCGCAGCTGCTGGAGCAGCCCGGCTGCCTTATCCTCGATATGCGTATGCCTGGGCTCAGTGGGGCGCAGCTGCAGCAGCTGCTCAATGAGCGTAATAGCCCGCTGGCGGTGATCTTTCTCACCGGTCATGGCGACGTGCCGCTGGCGGTGGATGCGCTTAAATCCGGCGCGGTGGACTTTTTTCAAAAGCCCGCCGATGGCGCTCGCCTCGCCGAGGCGGTCACCAAGGCGCTGAGTCACTCTGCCGAAATTGCCAAACGCCGAAAGCTGCAAGGCATCTACCAGGCGCTGACTCCGAGGGAGAAAGAGATATTGCATCTCATCGCCAAGGGCTATAAGAACCAGCAAATAGCCGACGAACTCTGCATCGCCATGCGCACAGTGGAGATCCACAGATCCAACCTGATGAAGGGCATGCAGGTGAGCTCACTGGCTGAAATGCTGTTGATTTATGCCGGGATAGAGACAGAGTTTGATTAA
- the nudF gene encoding ADP-ribose diphosphatase, whose translation MAAEKFTKEDVQVLGQRTLYRGFFHMEEYRFRHRLFAGGWSDEVTREVFERGHAVVVLPYDPQEDKVVLIEQVRFPALETSESPWLLELVAGMIAPGEVADEVAKRELLEETGLNASAISAVSSYLSSPGGCSERFFFYWAAVDSSKAKGLHGLAEEHEDIRLHVLSRSDAYAKVLSGEIDNASTVLGLQWLQLNYQSLIQANEQERQ comes from the coding sequence ATGGCAGCAGAAAAATTCACCAAAGAGGATGTTCAGGTGCTGGGGCAGCGCACGCTATACCGTGGGTTTTTCCATATGGAGGAATACCGTTTCCGTCATCGGCTGTTTGCCGGTGGCTGGAGCGATGAAGTGACTCGTGAGGTGTTTGAGCGCGGCCATGCCGTGGTGGTTTTACCCTATGATCCGCAAGAAGACAAAGTGGTGTTGATTGAGCAGGTGCGGTTTCCTGCGCTGGAAACCAGTGAATCTCCTTGGCTGCTGGAGTTGGTGGCGGGTATGATTGCCCCCGGCGAAGTGGCCGATGAGGTGGCCAAACGGGAACTTTTGGAAGAAACCGGACTCAATGCCAGTGCAATTTCGGCAGTAAGCAGTTATCTTTCCAGCCCCGGAGGTTGCAGTGAACGCTTCTTCTTTTACTGGGCGGCGGTGGATTCATCCAAGGCCAAAGGGCTGCATGGCTTGGCCGAAGAACATGAAGACATTAGGTTGCATGTGCTTTCCCGCAGTGATGCTTATGCCAAAGTGCTTAGTGGCGAAATCGACAATGCTTCGACCGTGCTCGGACTGCAATGGTTGCAGCTTAACTATCAAAGTTTAATCCAGGCCAATGAACAAGAAAGACAGTGA